The following nucleotide sequence is from Pseudonocardia sp. C8.
GCCTCGAGCATCGACATCCTCGGGGCCCGGGCCGCGAAGCAGGACACCGGAAGATCCGGTGCCTGGATCACGCCGACCGGCTTGCGGGCGACGACGTAGCGCAGCACGTCCTCGAGCTCGCGGACGTTGCCCGGCCACGCGTATCCCTCCAGCACCCGTACGACCTGCAACGACATCCGCAGCGACCGCCCGCCCGACAGCGAGTGCAGGATCGACAGCGCGATCCCGCCGAGCTCGTCGGCGCGATAGCGCAGTGCCGGGACGCGGACGGTCTCGTGGAAGTGCCGCAGCAGCAACCCGTAGGGACGGGTCGCGTCGACCGAGGAGGAGTCGACGCACCCGATGACCACGAGCGCATCGGGCACGGCGACCAGCGTCCGCAGCGACTCGTCGAGCCTGCGCGCCGCCACCGGGCCGAGCAGGTTCATCTGGTGCAGCACCAGCAGGTAGGGCCGGCTGCCCCGCTCCCGGCGGACCCGGGCGAGGGCGTCCGGACCGTCCGCCCCGATCGCCGAGCAGTCGACGACCCGGACCCGGCCGTCCGGGTGCGCGCGGCGGAACTGCTCCACGGCGAGGGTCCGCTTCCCGGCCCCGGTCTCCCCGATCAGCAGCTGGTGCCGGCCCTGGCCGACCGCGGCCGCGACCTCCTGGCGGGCCCGGAGGTACGGGCTGAGCAGCTCCCGGTTGGCCCGCCGGCGGGCCTCGGCGTGCGCCCGCGTGCCGGCGGTGCGCAGGTCGGCCGCGTAGTCCCGCCGTGCGGTGGGCGCCACGTGCGAGCCCTGGCGGCGGACCGCCTCGGGCACGGTCACCGTCCGCGACTCGACGACCGGCCCACCGGCGACCACGCACCCGCCACCGGGCACGGGCTCGACCGTCACCTCCGCGCACCGGCCCGACGGCAGGTCGACGTGCCGGCTCGCGCCCTCGGCCAGGACGGCCCCGGCGAGCACCAGATCGCCGAGTGTCCGCTGGTCCTCCGCCGGGAGCCGGCGCACTCCCGGCGAGGTCAGCAGGAACGCCCCGTCGGTGGCGAGCACCCAGGCGTGCCCGTCGGCCAGCGCGAACCGCTGGTGGACCGCCCGCGCGGTGCGGTGCCGGCGGTCGCGGACGAGCCCACCGATGTCCGCGGCCAACCGCCGGGCGACGGCGAGGCCCATCTCCCCGGGGGGCTCGGCGACGTGCCCGAGGACGACGACGGCGTCGGCCGGGCCGCCGTCCTCCCGCGGGACGACGGCGGCGGCCTCGGCGAGCCACGTCAGGTCCGGGTGCAGGTGCTCCGGCCCGTCGACCCTGGCCGCCCCGCCGACGTGGGGGGCGAGCATCGCCGCGGTGGTCCCGACGTCGGTCTCGTCGTGCCGGAACCCGGGGGCCAGCAGGACGCCGTCGAGCAGCCCGGCCAGGCCGTCGTCACCGTCGCGCCGGACGCGGACGACGCCGTCCTCCCCGACCAGTGCGAGCGTGCACCGCAGGTGCGAGGCGAGCCGGAAGAAGCCGGTGAACGTCTCACCGGCCTCGGCGACCGCGGAGCCGGCCGGCTCGTGACCGACGAAGGCCGGTCTCCCGGTCCGGGACCGCTCCCACGACGCGTGGATCTCGGAGCGGACGGCGGCCGGTACCGGGTCGAGCCGGCCGTCGCGCAGGAACCGGCGCCGCGCGGACTCGACCGCGACCAGATCCATCGCCGTCGTCACGCCTGGGTGCCGAGCGGTTCCAGGTACCGGTCGACGTGGTCGATGCAGGTCGGAGCGACACCGAACAGCGCGAGGTGCCCGCACAGGTCGCTCTCGATCACCATCGCTCCTCGTTCCTCCGCCACCACCGGGATTCACGCCGACTCTCCCCGGAGGTGACGCCGGACACAAGGATCAACGCTGCGCGTCGGTCAGCTCCACAGCACCGTCAGGGCGAGCATGACCGCCACGATCAGGCAGCCCAGCACCACGAGGGCCAGCCAGGCCCCGGTCGCGGGTGCCGCGCCCTGCCCGGCGACGCGGGCGGACTCCGCCCGGCGCAGCTCTTCGATCCCGGCGCGGTCCAGGATCGGGACGGTGTGGTCGTCCGGGTTGACGTTCATGCCAATTCAACGCGCGACGGCGACGGGAGCCACCGAGGTCCAGCCCCTCGGGTGCCCTCTGCAAGATCGATGTCGCCGGCCGTGTCAGCTCGCCCCGATCAGGCGATGGATCATCCGTCCGTGGACCGTCATCGCGTCACCCTCTGTCCTCGGCGGATCCGCAGCAGGACCCAACCGACCGCGCCGGTGACGATCCCGACCACGAGCCCGGTCAGCAGGCTGCTGCCGAACGCGAACGCCCGCAGCACGATCGCCTCGGCCGTCGGCGACAGCGCGCCGGCCAGGGTTCCGCCCAGCCGCGGCGGGGAATCGAATGCCCACGGCCACAGCAGCTGATGCGTGACGCCGACCAGCACGCCGTAGATCAGCCCGACGACCACGAGGGTCGTGAACGGCTGCGGGACTCCTCGCCACACGACGACCACCAGCCAGACCGCGATCGGCACGAACACGAGTAGCGCGTTCGTCACGCCCCCGACCGGTCCCAGGTCGTGCGCCACCACGCGAGGCACGCCCAGCGCCGCGAGCCCGACCATCACCGCCGGTGACAGCCCGAACCGACCACCTTCACCGTCGCCCACCGTCTCCCCTTCACATCCCTGCTCACGGGTGGTCGCCGTGATGCCGGTACACCGGCTGCCGCGTCAGCGCGCCGCGGGGTCACCGCGCCGCCGGGTCGGTATCCGGAGCCGGCAGATGACCTCAGAGGCTTGCGGCGAGCGGTCGGTTGGCGCGCCGAACGGCCGGGAGAGTGTCGTGGCCAAGCGCTAGAATTCGAACATGCGAGCGAACTCGAGCGAGGACGGGGACCCGGTCACGGCCGCGCTGTTGGCGATGCTCGACCAGCTGTCCACGCTCGCCGACACCGACACCGACACCGACCCCACCGGCGGGGTGACCGCCGCGACCCGGATCGACCGGATCGCGCTGCTGGAAAAGCTCCGTGGCGCGGTCGCGGCCGCCCAGCACACCGAGGCGATCGGGTTCGCCCGCGCCCAGGTCGAGGACACGATCGCCCGCGGCGACATTCACCCCAGCAGGGTGCAGCGCGGGATCGCCGACCAGATCGCCCTCGCTTCTCGCATCTCGCCCACCGCGGGGTCGCGGCGGTTGAACACCGCCCGCATCTTGCGCGCCGACCTGCCCGGCGTGCGCGGGCTGCTCGTGCAGGGCCGGGTCTCCGAAGACCTGGCTGCCCAGGTGGTGTCGGAGATCCGGCACCTGTCGCCGGAGCTGCGCCGGCAGGTGGACGCCCAGATCGTCGCCGCCCGGGTCGAGGACCTGAATCCGCGCCAGGCCGCGTTGAAGGTCCGCGACCTGGCCTACCAGGCGGACAAGGCCGCTTATGTCCAGCGGGGTCGCACCGCCCGTAAGGACCGCCGGGTCACCCTGCGGCCGGCCCCGGACACCATGGCCGTGCTCTCCGCCCTGGTGCCGGTCGAGCAAGGCGTGG
It contains:
- a CDS encoding helix-turn-helix domain-containing protein translates to MDLVAVESARRRFLRDGRLDPVPAAVRSEIHASWERSRTGRPAFVGHEPAGSAVAEAGETFTGFFRLASHLRCTLALVGEDGVVRVRRDGDDGLAGLLDGVLLAPGFRHDETDVGTTAAMLAPHVGGAARVDGPEHLHPDLTWLAEAAAVVPREDGGPADAVVVLGHVAEPPGEMGLAVARRLAADIGGLVRDRRHRTARAVHQRFALADGHAWVLATDGAFLLTSPGVRRLPAEDQRTLGDLVLAGAVLAEGASRHVDLPSGRCAEVTVEPVPGGGCVVAGGPVVESRTVTVPEAVRRQGSHVAPTARRDYAADLRTAGTRAHAEARRRANRELLSPYLRARQEVAAAVGQGRHQLLIGETGAGKRTLAVEQFRRAHPDGRVRVVDCSAIGADGPDALARVRRERGSRPYLLVLHQMNLLGPVAARRLDESLRTLVAVPDALVVIGCVDSSSVDATRPYGLLLRHFHETVRVPALRYRADELGGIALSILHSLSGGRSLRMSLQVVRVLEGYAWPGNVRELEDVLRYVVARKPVGVIQAPDLPVSCFAARAPRMSMLEAAQCDAIIQALYESRGNRYKAAEMLGIARSSLYRKIDAFGISYIG
- a CDS encoding DUF222 domain-containing protein yields the protein MRANSSEDGDPVTAALLAMLDQLSTLADTDTDTDPTGGVTAATRIDRIALLEKLRGAVAAAQHTEAIGFARAQVEDTIARGDIHPSRVQRGIADQIALASRISPTAGSRRLNTARILRADLPGVRGLLVQGRVSEDLAAQVVSEIRHLSPELRRQVDAQIVAARVEDLNPRQAALKVRDLAYQADKAAYVQRGRTARKDRRVTLRPAPDTMAVLSALVPVEQGVAALAALRRHADATVGVGDEPRNRDQVMADTLVERLTGQAEAADVNVEVGIVIPVDALIDPRSPATAQVVGHGPIPACLAREVLAGTKGRRWWRRLFTQPAGGPLIGTDPRRRYFDGVLAALIRIRDDDRCRDPYCGAPCRNIDHIHPDAQGGPTSYTNGRGTCVRGNQVKELPGWTAEVVHDGLGDQPHTVRTTTPTGHTYTSRAGP